One Papaver somniferum cultivar HN1 chromosome 10, ASM357369v1, whole genome shotgun sequence genomic window carries:
- the LOC113317450 gene encoding uncharacterized protein LOC113317450, giving the protein MNSSSDSETPEKITEEIPNQTNPIPAETLENQNSDVVLLDQKTSDSSNKGEEKEDEEEEAECGFCLYMKGGGCKDSFIAWEKCMEEAEEKKEDVVEKCYQVTLSLKNCMEAHPDYYAPILKAEKAAEQQVTKGMEELNKEKESKERGGGDTEVKEIEIEIEIENENGIELQNKIEKIEGEAVKMEKSTDLESVVAVKEGGQEVKEVELNNKIAEEEVVEKKIEKQTDSESVVAGKDEKEDEEVKEVELNNKVAEEETKNPVMSFFDKVFSFKF; this is encoded by the coding sequence ATGaattcttcttctgattctgaaaCACCAGAGAAAATTACTGAAGAAATCCCAAATCAAACAAATCCAATTCCTGCAGAAACCCTAGAAAATCAAAATTCAGATGTTGTCTTATTAGATCAGAAGACAAGTGATTCTTCAAACAagggagaagaaaaagaggatgaagaagaagaagcagaatgTGGGTTTTGTTTATATATGAAAGGAGGTGGATGCAAAGATAGTTTTATTGCTTGGGAGAAATGTATGGAGGAAGctgaagagaagaaagaagatgtTGTTGAGAAATGTTATCAAGTTACTTTGTCATTAAAGAATTGTATGGAAGCTCATCCTGATTATTATGCCCCAATTCTCAAGGCAGAGAAAGCTGCTGAACAACAAGTTACCAAGGGAATGGAGGAATTGAACAAGGAGAAAGAATCCAAGGAAAGAGGAGGAGGAGATACAGAGGTTAAGGAGATTGAGATAGaaattgagattgagaatgaGAATGGAATTGAATTGCAGAATAAGATTGAAAAAATAGAAGGAGAAGCGGTGAAGATGGAGAAATCAACGGATTTGGAGAGTGTAGTCGCTGTTAAAGAAGGCGGCCAAGAGGTGAAGGAAGTAGAATTGAATAACAAAATTGCAGAAGAAGAAGTGGTTGAGAAGAAGATAGAGAAGCAAACAGATTCGGAGAGTGTAGTAGCTGGAAAAGACGAAAAAGAAGACGAAGAGGTGAAGGAAGTAGAATTGAATAACAAAGTTGcagaagaagaaacaaagaatCCAGTAATGTCATTTTTTGACAAagtattttcttttaaattttga